One genomic segment of Ignavibacteriota bacterium includes these proteins:
- a CDS encoding STAS domain-containing protein, whose translation MYNLKEKQENNSLDQFQNRLKNRFIIEGSSLLGNKLEFSNFFEKDSKSSQEFTIIKILFERATLREASSFKSFLDKTVAEENKSVIVDLNECEFVDSSFFGVLVAGVKRTKAMGKKFYLVYNNQNRLPIFSATGLDKVFKVFNSIGEAEKA comes from the coding sequence ATGTATAATCTCAAAGAGAAGCAAGAAAATAATTCACTGGATCAATTTCAAAATAGATTGAAAAATAGATTTATAATTGAGGGTAGCTCATTGCTTGGAAATAAATTAGAATTCTCAAATTTTTTTGAAAAGGATTCAAAGTCTTCTCAAGAATTTACAATTATTAAAATTCTTTTTGAGAGAGCAACTTTAAGAGAAGCTTCAAGTTTCAAATCCTTTTTAGATAAAACTGTTGCCGAAGAAAACAAAAGTGTAATTGTTGATTTAAATGAGTGCGAATTTGTCGATTCATCATTTTTCGGAGTTTTAGTTGCTGGAGTAAAAAGAACTAAAGCAATGGGCAAAAAGTTTTATTTAGTTTATAATAATCAAAATCGTTTACCAATCTTTTCAGCTACTGGTTTAGATAAAGTATTTAAAGTATTCAATTCCATTGGTGAAGCAGAAAAAGCATAA
- a CDS encoding electron transfer flavoprotein subunit beta/FixA family protein, translating into MKIAVCVSHVPDTAAKIKIGSDAKSIDPTDVTYILNPYDEFAIEEALKTKEKFGGEVVIISLGNESNKESVRKALAMGADNGILLKDSGIRDSISLSKALAEEIKLQNADLVFMGKQAVDYDNSITGQLTAEFLGFNCVSVVIKFDIDGNKITAEREIEGGKEIVETSIPAIITCQKGLNEPRYASLKGIMAAKKKVIEEKNASVFENKSEVIQMSKPVGKQAGKIIGKDSSAVPELVRLLKEEAKVI; encoded by the coding sequence ATGAAGATTGCTGTTTGTGTTAGTCATGTTCCGGATACAGCCGCAAAAATTAAAATCGGCAGTGATGCTAAATCTATCGATCCAACCGATGTAACTTACATACTAAATCCCTATGATGAATTTGCCATTGAAGAAGCCTTAAAAACCAAAGAAAAATTTGGCGGTGAAGTCGTTATTATTAGTTTAGGCAATGAATCTAATAAAGAAAGCGTTCGTAAAGCTTTAGCAATGGGTGCAGATAATGGTATTTTATTAAAAGATAGCGGAATCAGAGATTCTATAAGTCTTTCCAAAGCATTAGCCGAAGAAATAAAATTGCAAAATGCAGATTTAGTTTTTATGGGTAAACAAGCTGTTGATTATGATAATTCAATAACCGGACAATTAACCGCTGAATTTTTGGGATTTAATTGCGTAAGTGTAGTTATTAAATTTGATATTGACGGAAATAAAATTACTGCCGAACGTGAAATTGAAGGTGGAAAGGAAATTGTTGAAACTTCAATTCCCGCAATTATAACTTGCCAAAAGGGTTTAAACGAACCGCGATATGCATCTCTTAAAGGAATTATGGCAGCAAAGAAAAAAGTAATCGAGGAAAAAAATGCATCGGTTTTTGAAAATAAATCTGAAGTTATTCAAATGAGTAAACCAGTTGGGAAGCAAGCCGGGAAAATAATAGGTAAAGACTCAAGTGCAGTTCCTGAGTTAGTTCGTTTATTGAAAGAAGAAGCAAAAGTAATATAG
- the ltaE gene encoding low-specificity L-threonine aldolase has protein sequence MNKIIDLRSDTVTRPSQGMRKAMYDAEVGDDVFKEDPTLNKLQEMIAELLSKESALFVPSGVMGNQICLNVHTNPGDEVICEADAHIFQYESGSPAVLSGIQLYPIKADRGILNPELVEPLIRPTSAYYMPRTKIIEVENTHNRAGGTIYKLEEIEKLQTLVRKHNLKFHLDGARLWNASVATSIKVSEYAKYFDSVSVCLSKGLGTPVGSVIAGTSEFINEAFRVRKAFGGGMRQAGVLAAAGIYAIQNNIERLAEDHEKAKMLANYLVKTGKFELINKEVETNIIIFKPLQKSVEESLSICKENGLLFSVGQIGTLRAVTHMDVSFEDINKVCEIIEKVF, from the coding sequence ATGAACAAAATTATTGATTTAAGAAGTGATACAGTTACTCGTCCTTCACAAGGAATGAGAAAAGCAATGTATGATGCAGAAGTTGGCGATGATGTATTTAAAGAAGACCCAACATTAAATAAACTTCAAGAAATGATTGCGGAATTACTCAGCAAAGAATCGGCATTGTTTGTACCAAGCGGTGTAATGGGAAATCAGATTTGCCTAAATGTTCATACAAATCCGGGTGATGAAGTAATTTGCGAAGCAGATGCACATATTTTCCAATATGAATCCGGATCACCGGCAGTTCTTAGTGGAATTCAACTTTATCCAATTAAAGCTGATCGTGGGATTCTTAATCCGGAATTAGTAGAACCTTTAATTCGCCCAACAAGCGCATACTACATGCCAAGAACAAAAATTATTGAAGTAGAAAATACACACAACAGAGCCGGCGGAACAATTTATAAATTAGAGGAAATTGAAAAGCTTCAAACTCTTGTGAGAAAACATAATTTAAAATTTCATTTGGATGGAGCAAGATTGTGGAATGCTTCAGTCGCAACCAGTATAAAAGTTTCCGAGTATGCAAAATATTTCGATTCAGTTTCAGTTTGTTTATCAAAGGGTTTAGGAACGCCGGTTGGATCCGTAATTGCCGGAACATCAGAATTTATAAATGAAGCTTTCCGAGTAAGAAAGGCGTTTGGCGGAGGAATGCGTCAAGCCGGAGTATTAGCTGCTGCCGGAATTTATGCAATTCAAAATAATATTGAGCGGCTTGCAGAAGATCATGAAAAAGCAAAAATGCTTGCAAATTATTTAGTTAAAACTGGAAAGTTTGAATTAATAAATAAAGAAGTTGAAACAAATATTATTATATTTAAACCATTACAAAAAAGTGTTGAAGAATCTTTATCAATTTGTAAAGAAAATGGATTGCTTTTTTCGGTTGGACAAATTGGAACTTTACGAGCCGTAACTCATATGGATGTTAGTTTTGAAGATATAAATAAAGTTTGCGAAATAATTGAAAAAGTTTTTTGA
- a CDS encoding electron transfer flavoprotein subunit alpha/FixB family protein, giving the protein MTNKILVILEQRDNNIKKVSYEVSKAGFELSQKLNCAIEAVIVGGEINDLSKIGNYGIKKITHLKNSELNKYSSSAYTKTIVEFLNEIGANIILIGNTSLGKDLAPRIAAKLDAGIAVDVIKIETSENNIIATRPIYAGKALVDIKINSEKKVFTIRPNVFNPGEPTENNSEIIVKEISSPDFSTKVIEVKKAEGKLDVAEASLIVSGGRGMKEAANFKLVEDLAEVLGAAVGASRAVVDAGWRPHAEQVGQTGKTVSPNLYIALGISGAIQHLAGMRSSKCIVAINKDADAPIFQIADYGIAGDVFEVVPALIAELKK; this is encoded by the coding sequence ATGACAAATAAAATTTTAGTTATTCTTGAGCAAAGAGATAATAATATAAAAAAAGTATCGTATGAAGTTTCAAAAGCTGGATTTGAACTTTCCCAAAAATTAAACTGTGCGATTGAAGCTGTAATAGTTGGCGGAGAAATAAATGATTTATCAAAAATTGGCAATTATGGAATTAAAAAAATAACACATTTAAAAAATTCCGAACTTAATAAATATTCATCCTCTGCATACACAAAAACTATTGTAGAATTTTTAAATGAAATTGGTGCAAATATAATTTTAATTGGAAATACTTCGCTCGGAAAAGATTTGGCTCCAAGAATTGCTGCAAAATTGGATGCTGGAATTGCAGTTGATGTTATTAAAATTGAAACATCCGAAAATAATATTATTGCAACAAGACCAATTTACGCTGGAAAAGCATTAGTTGATATTAAAATAAATTCAGAGAAAAAAGTTTTTACAATTAGACCAAATGTATTTAATCCGGGAGAACCAACTGAAAATAATTCAGAAATAATTGTCAAAGAAATTTCTTCACCGGATTTTTCAACAAAAGTAATTGAAGTTAAAAAAGCTGAAGGAAAGTTAGATGTTGCAGAAGCATCATTAATTGTTTCCGGCGGAAGAGGAATGAAAGAAGCTGCAAATTTTAAACTGGTTGAAGATTTAGCAGAAGTTTTAGGAGCAGCAGTTGGAGCTTCCCGCGCTGTTGTTGATGCTGGCTGGCGACCTCATGCAGAGCAAGTCGGGCAAACAGGGAAAACTGTTTCGCCAAATTTATATATTGCTTTGGGAATTTCCGGAGCAATTCAACATTTAGCCGGAATGCGATCATCAAAATGTATTGTTGCAATAAACAAAGATGCAGATGCTCCGATATTTCAAATTGCAGATTACGGAATTGCCGGAGATGTTTTTGAAGTTGTTCCGGCTTTAATTGCAGAATTAAAAAAATAA
- a CDS encoding ribonuclease H-like domain-containing protein, with the protein MGIVIDIETVGFELENLAESQQEFLLRYAEKESDQIIRENKKEEVERFLSLYPYTAKIISIGMLNTETNGILVLYDDNSEEEIIIEEKGIKYKSINEKELLKLFWNYLSKTDKVITFNGRNFDIPFLMLRSAMLEVKPTINLIHNRYNITKHIDLLDQFTFYGITRKFNLDFYCHAFGIKSPKSKGITGMEIKELYKAGKIKDIAIYCSEDVKATYELYKIWEDYLNI; encoded by the coding sequence ATGGGAATTGTAATTGATATTGAAACCGTTGGATTTGAATTGGAAAATTTAGCGGAAAGTCAGCAAGAATTTCTTCTAAGATATGCGGAAAAAGAATCTGATCAAATTATAAGAGAAAATAAAAAAGAAGAAGTAGAAAGGTTTTTAAGTCTTTATCCTTATACTGCAAAAATTATTTCAATAGGAATGTTAAATACAGAAACAAACGGAATTCTTGTTTTGTATGATGACAATTCCGAAGAAGAAATTATAATTGAAGAAAAAGGAATTAAGTACAAATCCATAAATGAAAAAGAACTTTTAAAATTATTTTGGAATTATTTATCCAAAACAGATAAAGTAATTACATTTAACGGAAGGAATTTTGATATCCCGTTTTTAATGCTTCGCTCTGCAATGCTTGAAGTTAAACCTACTATAAATTTAATTCATAACAGATACAACATAACAAAACACATTGATTTGCTTGATCAATTTACATTTTACGGAATTACAAGAAAATTTAATTTGGATTTTTATTGTCACGCATTTGGAATAAAATCTCCAAAATCTAAAGGAATTACCGGAATGGAAATTAAGGAATTATATAAAGCCGGAAAAATTAAAGACATTGCAATTTATTGCAGCGAAGATGTTAAAGCAACTTATGAATTATATAAAATTTGGGAAGATTATTTGAATATTTAG
- a CDS encoding acyl-CoA thioesterase produces the protein MEIENFKHKITEVVKFHEVDIMGVCNNAVYFNYFEDARIKYLQDLKKNYNLKVILENNLFFIMAHNECDYILPAKLDDELEILTKIIEIRNSSFKFEHLVINKNNLQIIAKGNGILVHINLQTKKSIPLPDEFYNAVNDFEKGVEINKNP, from the coding sequence ATGGAAATAGAAAATTTCAAACATAAAATTACTGAAGTTGTAAAATTCCATGAAGTTGATATTATGGGAGTTTGCAATAATGCTGTATATTTCAATTATTTTGAAGATGCGCGAATTAAATATCTTCAAGATTTAAAGAAAAATTATAATCTCAAAGTTATTTTAGAAAATAATTTATTTTTCATAATGGCTCATAATGAATGTGATTATATTTTACCGGCAAAATTGGATGATGAGTTAGAAATTTTAACTAAAATTATTGAAATCAGAAATTCAAGTTTTAAATTTGAACATTTAGTAATAAACAAAAATAATTTGCAAATAATTGCAAAGGGAAATGGAATTCTTGTTCATATAAATTTGCAAACAAAAAAGTCCATTCCATTACCGGATGAATTTTACAATGCCGTAAACGATTTTGAAAAGGGGGTAGAAATAAATAAAAATCCTTAA
- a CDS encoding YihY/virulence factor BrkB family protein: MSKFKFFRLIGNYFSFNRYRKVLGFFNHYIIGLLKRIDEHHIFLAGGGIAFSLILSTIPILLLLFAVLGKIIDPLTIEENISKIILTMIPYPEYAEFTKIAILKRVPEVYQYSSAAFTLGLIGLFFTSTWIFSSLRTILNSIFGYDKTKGILFGLLRDFGMVILVIAMILISTFVLPSINIFITATENLDILVNFKVDKIIHTIFSFTSIIVVLLLFLLFYTIIPYSKLNKKAVFIGALWATILWEIARFTFGYYVENFLQANQFYQAFLLVIVLLFWLFYASILFLIGAEIAQLYIERMNLGEKLTL, from the coding sequence ATGAGTAAATTCAAATTTTTTAGATTAATTGGAAATTATTTTTCTTTTAATCGTTACAGAAAAGTTTTAGGATTTTTCAATCATTACATAATTGGTTTGTTAAAGAGAATTGATGAACATCATATTTTTCTTGCCGGCGGCGGAATTGCGTTTTCATTAATTTTATCTACAATTCCAATTTTACTTTTACTTTTTGCAGTTTTGGGAAAAATTATTGATCCGCTTACAATTGAAGAAAATATTTCCAAAATAATTTTAACCATGATTCCCTATCCGGAATATGCGGAATTTACAAAAATCGCAATTTTAAAAAGAGTTCCGGAAGTTTATCAATATAGTTCTGCTGCGTTTACATTAGGTTTAATTGGTTTATTTTTTACTTCCACATGGATTTTCAGCAGCTTGCGAACAATCTTAAACAGTATTTTCGGATATGACAAAACCAAGGGAATTTTATTTGGATTACTACGTGATTTTGGAATGGTAATTTTGGTTATTGCAATGATTTTAATTTCTACTTTCGTTTTACCTTCAATAAATATTTTTATAACTGCAACTGAAAATCTTGATATTCTTGTAAATTTTAAAGTAGATAAAATAATTCACACAATATTTTCATTTACATCAATTATTGTTGTTTTACTTCTATTTTTATTGTTTTACACAATAATTCCATATTCAAAACTAAACAAAAAAGCTGTTTTTATTGGCGCACTTTGGGCAACTATTTTGTGGGAAATTGCAAGATTTACTTTTGGTTATTATGTGGAAAATTTTTTACAGGCAAATCAATTTTATCAAGCATTTTTACTTGTAATTGTATTACTGTTTTGGCTTTTTTATGCTTCAATTTTGTTTTTAATTGGAGCAGAAATTGCGCAGTTATACATAGAAAGAATGAATTTGGGGGAAAAACTCACTCTCTAA
- a CDS encoding GxxExxY protein — MLHSELTEKIIGAFYKVNNTLGYGFLEKVYENAMKVELKKLGLNVKQQHNIKVFYENENVGDYYADLIVNDLVILELKAAESICEEHEAQLINYLKATDIEVGLLLNFGKKAEFRRKIFSNN, encoded by the coding sequence ATGTTACATTCTGAATTAACAGAAAAAATAATTGGAGCGTTTTACAAAGTTAATAATACTCTCGGATATGGATTTCTCGAAAAGGTTTATGAAAATGCAATGAAAGTTGAATTGAAAAAATTAGGATTAAATGTAAAGCAACAGCATAATATTAAAGTGTTTTATGAAAATGAAAATGTTGGAGATTATTATGCTGATTTAATCGTTAATGATTTAGTGATTTTAGAATTAAAAGCAGCAGAAAGTATTTGCGAAGAACATGAAGCGCAATTAATAAATTATCTTAAAGCAACTGATATTGAAGTAGGTTTACTTTTGAATTTTGGTAAAAAAGCAGAATTCAGAAGAAAAATTTTTAGTAATAACTAA
- the purL gene encoding phosphoribosylformylglycinamidine synthase subunit PurL — translation MNEPKVTLELAKEHGLTEEEFNNICEKLGRTPNYTELGIFSVMWSEHCSYKNSIALLKTLPRSGKKLLVGAGEENAGLVDIGDGQAIAFKIESHNHPSAVEPYQGAATGVGGILRDIFTMGARPIAALNSLRFGKLTNPRTKFLFEGVVKGIADYGNCFGVPTVGGEVYFDEVYQGNPLVNAMAVGIVDSHKTVSAVAKGENNPVMIIGSATGRDGIHGATFASEEISEKSEAKRPSVQVGDPFTEKLLLEATLEIIKKDLVVGIQDMGAAGISCSTAEMSEKGKSGMIIDLNKVPLREKTMTAYEIMLSESQERMLVVAKKGCEDEVKKIFDKWDLNCEIIGVVTDEEKLNVSYHGEKKANIPPFELALGGGVPVYYRETRKPKYIDEVQNYDLTNLPKPENLQKTFIKVFSSPNIASKKWVYQQYDYMVRTNTVVGPGCDSAVIRIKDTKKAIAMQTDCNGKYVYLNPKNGAKIAVAESARNIVCSGGNPLAITNCLNFGNPYDPEIYWTFKESIDGMGEACRFFDTPVTGGNVSFYNESPDTTVYPTPVIGMIGLIDDVDKIMTSYFKNAGDKIYVLGEDFEEIGGSEFLSVIHGIVKGNSPNINLEVEKKLHKTVLELIDKKLINSAHDVSDGGIISALAECCIINNPKLIGAEVKIPIKNREDFTLFSESQSRIIISVNPNFENEFLEIVKNSNLHFVYLGITTDKDFIVNSNINISLEKLVDLYFESIPRLMNE, via the coding sequence ATGAACGAACCAAAAGTAACTTTAGAACTTGCCAAAGAACATGGCTTAACCGAAGAAGAATTTAATAATATTTGTGAAAAACTTGGAAGAACTCCAAACTACACTGAATTGGGAATTTTTAGTGTAATGTGGAGTGAACATTGCAGTTACAAAAATTCAATTGCATTGCTTAAAACTTTGCCGAGAAGCGGAAAAAAATTGTTAGTCGGTGCCGGAGAAGAAAATGCCGGACTTGTAGATATCGGCGATGGACAAGCAATAGCTTTTAAAATAGAAAGTCATAATCATCCTTCTGCAGTTGAACCTTATCAAGGTGCGGCAACCGGAGTTGGCGGAATTTTGCGCGATATTTTTACGATGGGTGCGCGACCAATTGCGGCTTTAAATTCTTTAAGATTTGGAAAACTAACAAATCCCAGAACAAAATTTTTGTTTGAAGGAGTTGTAAAAGGAATTGCAGATTACGGAAATTGTTTCGGTGTACCAACCGTTGGCGGCGAAGTGTATTTTGATGAAGTTTATCAAGGAAATCCTTTAGTAAATGCAATGGCTGTTGGAATTGTGGATTCACATAAAACAGTTTCTGCAGTTGCAAAAGGTGAAAATAATCCGGTTATGATTATAGGTTCCGCAACCGGAAGAGATGGAATTCACGGTGCAACTTTTGCTTCCGAAGAAATTAGCGAAAAATCCGAAGCAAAAAGACCATCGGTACAAGTCGGTGATCCATTTACGGAAAAATTACTTCTTGAAGCAACTTTGGAAATTATTAAAAAGGATTTGGTTGTTGGAATTCAAGATATGGGAGCAGCCGGAATTTCTTGCTCAACTGCAGAAATGAGTGAAAAAGGAAAATCCGGAATGATTATAGATTTGAACAAAGTTCCGCTTCGTGAAAAAACTATGACGGCTTACGAAATTATGCTTTCGGAAAGTCAAGAAAGAATGCTGGTTGTTGCAAAAAAAGGCTGCGAAGATGAAGTGAAAAAAATATTCGATAAGTGGGATTTGAACTGTGAAATTATTGGTGTTGTTACCGATGAAGAAAAATTAAATGTTTCTTATCATGGTGAAAAAAAAGCAAATATTCCTCCGTTTGAATTAGCTTTGGGCGGCGGAGTTCCGGTTTATTATCGAGAAACCAGAAAGCCAAAATATATAGATGAAGTTCAAAATTACGATTTAACAAATTTGCCCAAACCCGAAAATTTGCAAAAAACTTTTATAAAAGTTTTTTCATCGCCTAATATTGCATCTAAAAAATGGGTTTATCAGCAATACGATTATATGGTTAGAACCAATACGGTTGTTGGTCCCGGCTGTGATTCCGCAGTAATTAGAATTAAAGACACAAAAAAAGCAATTGCAATGCAAACAGATTGCAACGGAAAATATGTTTATTTAAATCCTAAAAATGGAGCAAAAATTGCTGTTGCGGAATCTGCAAGAAATATTGTTTGTTCCGGCGGTAATCCTTTGGCAATTACAAATTGTTTAAATTTTGGAAATCCGTATGATCCCGAAATTTATTGGACTTTCAAAGAATCAATTGACGGAATGGGTGAAGCTTGCAGATTTTTTGATACTCCCGTAACCGGCGGAAATGTTAGTTTTTATAATGAAAGTCCGGATACAACCGTTTATCCAACTCCTGTAATTGGAATGATTGGATTGATAGATGATGTTGATAAAATTATGACATCATACTTTAAAAATGCTGGCGATAAAATTTATGTTCTTGGCGAAGATTTTGAAGAAATTGGCGGAAGCGAATTTTTAAGTGTAATTCACGGAATTGTTAAGGGAAATTCTCCAAATATAAATTTGGAAGTTGAAAAAAAACTTCACAAAACTGTTTTAGAATTAATTGATAAAAAATTAATTAATTCTGCTCATGATGTTTCTGATGGAGGAATAATTTCTGCTTTGGCTGAATGCTGCATTATAAATAATCCAAAATTGATTGGAGCAGAAGTTAAAATTCCAATTAAAAATAGAGAAGATTTTACACTTTTTTCAGAATCACAAAGTAGAATTATAATTTCTGTAAATCCAAATTTTGAAAATGAATTTTTGGAAATTGTGAAAAATTCAAATCTACATTTTGTTTATTTGGGAATTACAACCGATAAAGATTTTATAGTAAATTCAAACATTAATATTTCTTTAGAAAAACTTGTCGATTTATATTTTGAATCAATTCCAAGATTGATGAATGAGTAA